The Pseudomonas triclosanedens genome has a window encoding:
- a CDS encoding glycosyltransferase family 2 protein: MQNVVITMAGRGSRFYEAGYTVPKYEIMAHGRSLFDWSMLSLKNFFDAESRVIFVCLKENNSAEYVLQRSEALGLADVRVLELDQVTDGQATSAYVSRDLWHPDGSLLVYNIDTYVVPNALKPEHIRAGSDGWVPCFQVPGEHWSFVALGEDGWAVDLAEKQKISDFASIGLYWFADATGYVHAYEQFFSDEKNLVRGERYIAPLYRQMIAEGCKISISDLAVTDVHVLGTPAELDRFLALSPDSLGAGS; the protein is encoded by the coding sequence ATGCAGAACGTCGTTATCACTATGGCCGGTCGTGGCTCTCGTTTCTACGAGGCGGGCTATACCGTTCCCAAGTATGAAATCATGGCGCACGGTCGTAGCCTGTTCGATTGGTCAATGCTGTCGTTGAAGAACTTTTTCGATGCCGAAAGCCGGGTGATCTTCGTCTGTCTCAAGGAAAACAATTCGGCTGAGTACGTTCTGCAGCGTAGCGAAGCGCTTGGCCTTGCGGATGTGCGAGTGCTGGAGCTGGACCAGGTTACCGATGGCCAGGCCACCAGTGCCTATGTCTCGCGCGACCTGTGGCACCCGGACGGCTCTTTGCTGGTCTACAACATCGACACCTATGTTGTTCCGAATGCTCTTAAGCCAGAGCATATTCGTGCCGGTTCCGATGGCTGGGTGCCGTGCTTCCAGGTTCCCGGCGAACATTGGAGTTTCGTGGCGCTGGGGGAGGATGGCTGGGCTGTGGATTTGGCAGAGAAGCAGAAGATTTCGGACTTTGCTTCCATCGGTCTCTACTGGTTTGCGGATGCCACAGGCTATGTCCACGCCTATGAGCAGTTCTTCTCCGACGAGAAAAACCTGGTTCGCGGCGAGCGTTACATTGCCCCTCTCTACCGGCAGATGATTGCCGAAGGGTGCAAGATTTCCATTTCCGATCTCGCCGTTACGGATGTGCATGTGCTGGGGACTCCGGCCGAGCTGGATCGATTCCTGGCGCTCAGCCCGGATAGCCTGGGGGCTGGCTCGTGA
- a CDS encoding M48 family metalloprotease encodes MKVLRPALLSIACALATPAMSDDLPSLGDASSSIVSPEQEFQLGRAWLSMLRNQVDSLNDAQLKDYVESTVYRLAESSELQDHRLAFILIRDKQINAFAAPGGVIGVNGGLFLYAQTEGEYIAVLAHELGHLSQRHFARGIEAQQRMQIPVMAAMLAGIVAAAAGAGDAGIAAIAGTQAAAIQNQLRFSRQNEQEADRVGVTTMVRAGYDPRSMPNMFERLARQYRYEGKPPEFLLTHPVTESRIADTRNRAEQYPKGGKEDTLRYELMRARVQLMFEETPGMAGKRFRAVLDDDPKNDAAHYGLALSQIRIGQLNDARSSLQQLLAKAPNDISYNLAMVDLDVTANKLPDAQSRVQRLLSQFPESYPLIQAQADLMMKTNRAAEAEKTLFKLSQRRPLDPDVWSRLADACTLSGNAIGVYQARAEYYALTGDYKQAIEQLDFAKRRAGGNFTLAARLDARQQEFRDQQRILKEMMGR; translated from the coding sequence ATGAAAGTACTGCGCCCTGCCCTGCTCTCCATCGCCTGCGCCCTTGCAACGCCCGCGATGTCGGACGACCTTCCTTCCCTGGGCGACGCCAGCTCATCCATCGTTTCTCCAGAGCAGGAATTCCAGCTCGGCCGGGCCTGGCTGAGCATGCTGCGCAACCAGGTCGATTCGCTGAACGACGCACAATTGAAGGATTACGTAGAGTCCACCGTCTACCGCCTCGCCGAGTCGAGCGAACTGCAGGACCACCGCCTGGCGTTCATCCTGATTCGCGACAAGCAGATCAACGCCTTCGCCGCCCCCGGCGGCGTGATCGGCGTCAACGGGGGCCTGTTCCTCTATGCGCAGACCGAAGGCGAATACATCGCCGTACTCGCCCACGAACTCGGCCACCTCAGCCAGCGCCACTTCGCTCGCGGCATCGAGGCCCAGCAGCGTATGCAGATTCCGGTGATGGCGGCCATGCTCGCCGGCATCGTGGCCGCAGCCGCAGGAGCCGGCGACGCCGGCATTGCAGCGATCGCCGGCACGCAGGCAGCGGCGATCCAGAACCAACTGCGCTTCTCCCGGCAGAACGAACAGGAAGCCGACCGCGTCGGCGTTACCACGATGGTGCGCGCCGGCTACGACCCTCGCTCCATGCCAAACATGTTCGAGCGCCTGGCCCGCCAGTACCGCTACGAAGGCAAGCCGCCGGAATTCCTGCTGACTCACCCGGTGACCGAATCGCGTATCGCCGATACCCGCAACCGCGCAGAGCAGTACCCCAAAGGCGGCAAGGAGGACACCCTGCGCTACGAACTGATGCGCGCCCGTGTCCAGTTGATGTTCGAGGAAACTCCGGGAATGGCCGGCAAGCGCTTCCGCGCAGTCCTGGATGACGACCCGAAGAACGATGCCGCGCACTACGGCCTGGCTCTCTCGCAGATCCGCATCGGCCAGTTGAACGACGCCCGCAGCAGTCTCCAGCAACTGCTGGCGAAAGCGCCCAACGACATCAGCTACAACCTGGCGATGGTCGACCTGGACGTCACGGCCAACAAGCTGCCCGATGCCCAGAGCCGCGTACAGCGGCTGCTCAGCCAGTTCCCGGAAAGCTATCCGCTGATCCAGGCCCAGGCCGACCTGATGATGAAGACCAATCGCGCAGCCGAGGCGGAGAAAACGCTGTTCAAGCTCTCCCAGCGCCGTCCGCTCGACCCGGACGTCTGGAGCCGCCTCGCCGATGCCTGCACCCTCAGTGGCAACGCCATCGGCGTGTACCAGGCCCGCGCCGAATACTACGCGCTGACCGGTGACTACAAGCAGGCAATCGAGCAACTCGACTTCGCCAAGCGCCGCGCAGGTGGCAACTTCACGCTCGCTGCTCGCCTGGACGCGCGCCAGCAGGAGTTCCGCGACCAGCAGCGTATCCTCAAGGAAATGATGGGCCGCTGA
- a CDS encoding glycine cleavage system protein R, with protein sequence MSTSHPREQFLLISALGPNPMELTSVLCRTCVDNRCSVISSRLTRHGEFSAVVLQVAGSWDALARLEGGLPAIAKRHGFTLSVTRSNAHVTRAQALPYVAYVSAVYRPDILNELCQFFIDHNIELENLTCDTYQAPHTNTSMLNATITVTLPAGTQISWLRDQFLDFADALNLDALIEPWRPQHP encoded by the coding sequence ATGTCCACCTCCCACCCTCGTGAACAATTTCTTCTGATCAGTGCGCTGGGCCCGAACCCGATGGAACTGACCAGCGTGCTGTGCCGCACCTGTGTCGATAACCGTTGCTCGGTGATCAGCAGCCGCCTGACCCGCCACGGTGAATTCAGCGCGGTGGTCCTGCAGGTCGCCGGTAGCTGGGACGCTCTGGCGCGCCTGGAAGGCGGCCTCCCCGCGATCGCCAAGCGCCACGGCTTCACCCTCAGCGTGACCCGCAGCAATGCCCATGTCACCCGAGCCCAAGCCCTGCCCTACGTCGCGTACGTCAGCGCGGTGTACCGTCCGGACATACTCAATGAGCTGTGCCAGTTCTTCATCGATCACAACATCGAGCTGGAGAACCTCACCTGCGACACTTACCAGGCGCCGCACACCAATACCAGCATGCTGAATGCCACCATTACGGTGACCTTGCCGGCCGGAACACAGATCAGTTGGCTGCGCGACCAGTTTCTCGACTTCGCCGACGCCCTGAATCTGGACGCCCTGATCGAGCCCTGGCGTCCGCAGCACCCCTGA
- a CDS encoding sulfurtransferase TusA family protein produces MSQPSPPIYACDAEVDASGLNCPLPLLKAKLELNRLPSGAVLKVIATDAGSQRDFRAFAELAGHSLLREEVEAGVYRYWLRKK; encoded by the coding sequence ATGTCTCAGCCCTCGCCGCCCATCTACGCCTGTGACGCGGAAGTGGATGCCAGCGGTCTCAATTGTCCGCTACCCCTGCTCAAGGCCAAGCTGGAGCTGAATCGGCTGCCCAGCGGCGCGGTCCTCAAGGTGATCGCCACCGACGCCGGCTCGCAGCGCGATTTTCGCGCATTCGCCGAACTTGCAGGGCACTCGCTGCTCCGCGAAGAGGTCGAAGCGGGCGTCTATCGCTATTGGCTGCGCAAGAAGTAG
- a CDS encoding HAD family hydrolase, which produces MNTAFEEMDGVLVVDIDGTLCDIKTADQSYAELLPRQSMIDKLREYQSKGYRILLFTARNMKTHGGSLGLINKHTAPVLLEWLAKWDVPYDEILFGKPWPRTKGFYIDDRAVRPDEFLSMSEEEIHKLLGQE; this is translated from the coding sequence GTGAACACAGCCTTTGAGGAAATGGACGGGGTATTGGTTGTCGATATCGACGGCACGCTCTGTGATATCAAGACCGCTGATCAGTCATATGCCGAGTTGCTACCCCGCCAGTCGATGATCGACAAGCTTCGAGAATATCAGTCCAAGGGGTATCGGATCCTGTTGTTCACTGCGCGCAACATGAAAACCCATGGCGGTAGCCTGGGGCTGATCAACAAGCACACGGCACCGGTACTGCTCGAGTGGTTGGCCAAGTGGGATGTGCCGTACGACGAGATCCTGTTCGGCAAGCCCTGGCCGCGTACCAAGGGCTTCTACATCGATGATCGGGCTGTGCGCCCGGATGAGTTCCTCAGTATGAGCGAAGAGGAAATCCATAAATTGCTGGGGCAGGAGTAA
- a CDS encoding lysylphosphatidylglycerol synthase domain-containing protein has product MKSTVRCYLGILLAVILGWLWLHKSSLADFVASERVAEFVGVMSLYLCSHIVRIFRLTLLTLDERDKVFPLMAAHTLTAFPSSFLPFKIGEVLRLTAFFQVYGGRRKAFAVWLAERFGDVLVIAAFILGLYVFNISIPPAMRIVFILFVLASVFGLLAIFAVAKVSVYLNRHLVLASHSARGLWLLRTSHSLRLLEQDIHRSLEGRLSGFLLLSLLVWALEILALALFINEFSIGEPNFATLFVSGLLSSLPGGGVGNTEAFGIYQSLALVALTLIFLGAVCFSVRFKLQRS; this is encoded by the coding sequence ATGAAAAGTACCGTTCGCTGCTACCTGGGGATCTTGCTGGCAGTGATCCTCGGCTGGCTCTGGCTGCACAAGTCTTCATTGGCGGACTTTGTAGCGAGTGAGCGTGTGGCCGAGTTCGTGGGGGTGATGTCGCTTTATCTTTGCTCGCATATCGTGCGCATCTTTCGACTGACGCTGCTGACGCTTGATGAGAGGGATAAGGTATTTCCGCTGATGGCTGCCCATACGTTGACGGCATTCCCCAGCAGTTTCCTGCCGTTCAAGATCGGCGAAGTGCTGCGATTGACGGCCTTCTTCCAGGTTTACGGCGGGCGTCGAAAGGCCTTTGCAGTGTGGTTGGCCGAACGCTTCGGAGATGTACTCGTCATCGCAGCCTTCATTCTTGGGCTCTATGTCTTCAACATCAGCATTCCACCCGCCATGCGCATCGTCTTCATTCTATTTGTTCTGGCTAGTGTCTTCGGGTTGCTGGCGATCTTCGCGGTTGCCAAGGTCTCTGTATATCTGAACCGCCATCTTGTATTGGCCAGCCATAGCGCTCGTGGGTTGTGGCTGCTGCGAACCAGCCACTCGTTGCGCTTGCTGGAGCAGGATATCCACCGTTCGCTGGAAGGCCGCCTCTCTGGCTTCCTGTTGCTGTCTCTGCTGGTCTGGGCCCTGGAAATCCTGGCGCTGGCGCTGTTCATCAATGAGTTCTCGATTGGTGAGCCGAATTTCGCCACGTTGTTTGTCTCTGGCCTTCTGTCCAGCCTGCCGGGTGGTGGGGTAGGTAATACCGAGGCCTTTGGCATTTACCAGTCGCTAGCGCTGGTAGCGTTGACACTCATTTTCCTTGGCGCCGTGTGCTTCTCGGTGCGATTCAAACTGCAGAGGTCGTGA
- a CDS encoding glycosyltransferase family 2 protein, whose protein sequence is MENKPRILVFIPAYRCEAQIPRVLQQFDAKVQSWVETVIVVDNRSPDATLEAAIRQGSETLVQSEFIAWRNDDNYGLGGSHKAAMRYAVENGYDYIVVLHGDDQADIHDLIPELEAGKHQDVDCLLGARFMAGSRLQGYSFFRTFGNRVYNALFSLVVLRSIYDLGSGLNLYRVSTLREFYYKGFPDDLTFNYVMLLASYYRKQKVRFFPISWREEDQLSNVRLFRQAFKVLGLLAGYFFKRGGFLRGEMRAKPFDSYSGKIQHRQGSASR, encoded by the coding sequence ATGGAAAATAAGCCCCGCATACTTGTATTCATCCCAGCTTATCGCTGTGAAGCACAGATTCCCCGCGTGCTTCAGCAGTTCGATGCAAAGGTCCAGTCTTGGGTCGAAACGGTAATCGTCGTGGACAATCGTTCTCCGGACGCTACGCTTGAAGCCGCTATTCGCCAGGGCAGCGAGACGCTCGTACAGAGCGAATTCATCGCTTGGCGTAATGATGACAACTATGGCCTGGGCGGCTCGCATAAGGCGGCCATGCGGTATGCCGTTGAGAACGGCTATGACTATATTGTCGTTCTTCACGGTGATGATCAGGCGGATATTCACGACCTGATTCCCGAGCTGGAGGCTGGAAAGCATCAGGATGTCGACTGCCTGCTGGGCGCGCGCTTCATGGCGGGTAGCCGGCTCCAGGGTTATTCGTTCTTCCGAACTTTCGGAAATCGCGTATATAACGCGTTGTTCTCTCTGGTTGTGCTCCGCAGTATTTACGATCTCGGTTCAGGCCTTAATCTGTACCGTGTTTCAACCTTGCGAGAGTTCTATTACAAGGGTTTTCCGGACGACCTGACGTTCAACTACGTCATGCTCCTCGCCAGTTACTATCGTAAGCAGAAAGTGCGCTTCTTCCCGATCAGTTGGCGCGAGGAGGACCAGCTTTCCAATGTCCGACTGTTCCGCCAGGCATTCAAGGTGCTCGGGCTTCTGGCCGGATATTTCTTTAAGCGCGGTGGGTTCCTCCGTGGGGAAATGCGCGCCAAGCCTTTTGATAGCTATAGCGGGAAGATCCAGCACCGCCAGGGCTCGGCGTCCAGATGA
- the dapA gene encoding 4-hydroxy-tetrahydrodipicolinate synthase — protein sequence MIAGSMVALVTPFDAQGRLDWDSLAKLVDFHLQEGTNAIVAVGTTGESATLDVSEHLEVIRRVVDQVNGRIPVIAGTGANSTREAVELTEAAKSGGADACLLVTPYYNKPTQEGLYQHFRHIAEAVAIPQILYNVPGRTACDMLPETVERLSKVANIIGIKEATGDLQRGKEVLDRVGKDFLVYSGDDATAVELMLMGGKGNISVTANVAPRAMSNLCAAAMRGDAGEARAINDRLMPLHKALFIESNPIPVKFALHEMGLIPEGIRLPLTWLSPRCHEPLRQAMRQTGVLA from the coding sequence ATGATTGCGGGCAGTATGGTGGCGCTGGTCACCCCCTTCGATGCTCAGGGTCGACTGGATTGGGACAGCCTCGCGAAGCTGGTGGACTTCCACCTGCAGGAAGGTACCAACGCCATCGTAGCGGTCGGCACCACAGGTGAATCGGCCACTCTCGACGTGAGCGAGCACCTGGAAGTGATCCGTCGCGTGGTCGACCAGGTCAACGGCCGCATTCCGGTGATCGCCGGTACCGGTGCCAACTCCACCCGCGAAGCCGTCGAGCTGACCGAAGCCGCCAAGAGCGGTGGCGCCGATGCCTGCCTGCTGGTGACCCCGTACTACAACAAGCCGACCCAGGAAGGCCTGTACCAGCACTTCCGCCACATCGCCGAAGCCGTAGCGATTCCGCAGATTCTCTACAACGTGCCGGGCCGTACCGCCTGCGACATGCTGCCTGAAACCGTCGAACGCCTGTCGAAAGTAGCGAACATCATTGGCATCAAGGAAGCCACCGGCGACCTGCAGCGCGGCAAGGAAGTGCTCGACCGTGTCGGCAAGGACTTCCTGGTCTACTCCGGTGACGACGCCACTGCCGTTGAACTGATGCTGATGGGCGGCAAGGGCAACATCTCGGTAACCGCCAACGTTGCGCCACGCGCCATGAGCAACCTTTGCGCTGCCGCCATGCGTGGCGATGCCGGCGAAGCCCGCGCGATCAACGACCGCCTGATGCCGCTGCACAAGGCGCTGTTCATCGAGTCCAACCCGATTCCGGTGAAGTTCGCCCTTCATGAAATGGGGCTGATTCCCGAAGGTATCCGCCTGCCCCTGACCTGGCTCAGCCCACGTTGCCACGAGCCGCTGCGTCAGGCCATGCGCCAGACCGGCGTTCTGGCTTAA
- the bamC gene encoding outer membrane protein assembly factor BamC has translation MKRLAGLTALALVIGNTSGCGWLWGPDGYFRDRGDDYLNARETAPMKVPEGLQSKPLDPLLPIPMNVATSTEKEGEFEVPRPQPLAGGAGEVSDFSLQKSGDSRWLIAQRPPAEVWPVAHQFFQDNGFSIAQERPQTGEFSTNWQPLSQLSAPLARRLNSRVSGIEPDSETRVRVRIEPGVQTNTSEVYVLSETRPAGSTASADWPSKPVVPSLDAALLDEMLASMATSAEKGGSVSLLAAHSAYDTPGSADLSKDGSGNPVLTVDSDFDRAWVSVGRALDRADIRVDDLNRSLGVYYVNIAEGAKKKDEEKPGFFSRLFGGGEKTKEEEDAKAQRYQVRLTSVNNTVQVTVDKDINTSAPADVAQGVLEKLQESMRNALRGPGERKPGQFGLGEQF, from the coding sequence ATGAAGCGACTGGCAGGACTGACTGCGCTCGCCCTTGTCATCGGCAACACCTCCGGCTGCGGCTGGCTGTGGGGCCCGGACGGTTACTTCCGTGATCGCGGCGATGATTATCTCAATGCCCGCGAAACGGCACCGATGAAGGTTCCCGAAGGCCTGCAGAGCAAGCCGCTGGATCCGCTGTTGCCCATCCCGATGAACGTCGCCACCAGTACTGAAAAGGAAGGTGAGTTCGAGGTTCCGCGTCCGCAGCCGCTGGCTGGTGGCGCCGGCGAAGTCAGCGACTTCAGCCTGCAGAAGAGCGGCGACTCGCGCTGGCTGATCGCCCAGCGTCCTCCGGCGGAAGTCTGGCCGGTAGCCCATCAGTTCTTCCAGGACAACGGCTTCTCCATCGCTCAGGAACGCCCGCAGACTGGCGAGTTCAGCACCAACTGGCAACCGCTCAGCCAGTTGTCCGCGCCCCTTGCGCGTCGCCTGAACAGCCGTGTTTCCGGTATCGAGCCCGATAGCGAAACCCGCGTTCGTGTCCGTATCGAGCCAGGCGTACAGACCAACACCAGTGAAGTCTACGTGCTGAGCGAAACCCGCCCGGCGGGTAGCACTGCCAGTGCCGATTGGCCGTCCAAGCCTGTTGTGCCGAGCCTCGATGCCGCGCTGCTGGACGAAATGCTGGCGAGCATGGCTACCAGTGCCGAGAAGGGCGGCTCCGTCTCCCTGCTCGCCGCACACTCGGCCTATGACACGCCCGGCAGCGCCGACCTGAGCAAGGACGGCAGCGGCAACCCGGTGCTTACCGTGGATTCCGACTTCGATCGTGCTTGGGTCAGCGTAGGCCGTGCCCTGGATCGCGCCGACATCCGTGTCGACGACCTCAACCGCAGCCTCGGCGTCTACTATGTCAACATCGCCGAAGGGGCGAAGAAGAAGGACGAAGAGAAGCCTGGCTTCTTCAGCCGCCTGTTCGGCGGTGGCGAGAAGACCAAGGAAGAGGAAGATGCCAAGGCGCAGCGCTATCAGGTCCGCCTGACCAGCGTGAACAACACGGTGCAGGTCACCGTCGACAAAGACATCAACACCTCCGCGCCGGCTGATGTCGCGCAGGGTGTGCTGGAAAAACTCCAGGAGAGTATGCGGAATGCGCTTCGCGGTCCTGGGGAGCGGAAGCCGGGGCAATTCGGCCTTGGTGAGCAGTTCTGA
- the nadA gene encoding quinolinate synthase NadA: MSQIPERLLVQAHLAAKQPRELTAQEEADYRAAIAAELKAQNAVLVAHYYCDPVIQALAEETGGCVSDSLEMARFGNQHPAQTVVVAGVRFMGETAKILNPEKRVLMPTLEATCSLDLGCPVEEFSAFCDQHPERTVVVYANTSAAVKARADWVVTSSCAVEIVEHLMDNGEPILWAPDQHLGRYIQRETGADMLLWDGACIVHEEFKAKQLQDLKALYPDAAVLVHPESPEAVVELADAVGSTSQLIKAAQTMPNQRFIVATDRGIFYKMQQLCPGKEFIEAPTAGNGATCRSCAHCPWMAMNTLERTLACLKEGSGEIFVDPALIPKAIKPLKRMLDFTHAAKLKLAGNA; the protein is encoded by the coding sequence ATGTCCCAGATTCCCGAACGCCTTCTGGTTCAGGCCCATCTGGCTGCCAAGCAGCCCAGGGAGCTGACTGCCCAGGAGGAGGCTGACTACCGTGCAGCCATCGCCGCTGAGCTGAAGGCGCAGAACGCTGTGCTGGTGGCGCACTACTACTGCGATCCGGTGATCCAGGCTCTGGCCGAGGAGACCGGTGGTTGCGTTTCAGACTCGCTGGAAATGGCTCGCTTCGGCAACCAGCATCCGGCACAGACCGTCGTGGTGGCTGGTGTGCGCTTCATGGGGGAGACCGCGAAGATCCTCAATCCGGAAAAGCGTGTACTGATGCCGACGCTGGAGGCGACCTGTTCCCTGGACCTGGGTTGCCCGGTGGAAGAGTTTTCGGCGTTCTGCGACCAGCATCCGGAGCGTACCGTGGTGGTCTATGCAAACACCTCGGCCGCAGTCAAGGCCCGTGCGGACTGGGTGGTGACGTCCAGTTGCGCGGTGGAAATCGTCGAGCACCTGATGGATAACGGCGAACCTATTCTCTGGGCGCCGGACCAGCATCTGGGGCGCTATATCCAGCGTGAAACCGGTGCCGATATGCTGCTGTGGGACGGCGCCTGTATCGTCCATGAGGAATTCAAGGCCAAGCAACTTCAAGATCTCAAGGCGCTATATCCGGATGCCGCGGTACTGGTGCACCCGGAATCGCCCGAAGCAGTGGTAGAACTGGCCGATGCTGTGGGCTCTACCAGCCAGTTGATCAAGGCCGCGCAGACGATGCCTAACCAGCGTTTCATCGTCGCCACCGACCGCGGCATCTTCTACAAGATGCAGCAACTGTGCCCGGGCAAGGAGTTCATCGAAGCCCCTACCGCTGGCAACGGCGCGACGTGCCGTAGTTGCGCGCATTGCCCGTGGATGGCGATGAACACCCTGGAGCGCACCCTGGCGTGCCTGAAAGAGGGCAGTGGCGAAATTTTTGTCGACCCGGCGCTGATTCCGAAGGCGATCAAGCCGCTCAAGCGCATGCTCGACTTCACTCATGCGGCCAAGCTCAAGCTGGCAGGTAACGCCTGA
- a CDS encoding peroxiredoxin — protein MAVELNKAVADFQAQATSGVEVRLSELKGKQVVLYFYPKDSTPGCTTEGQGFRDQYPAFQAANTVVFGVSRDGLKSHENFKCKQEFPFELISDKDETVCQLFDVIKLKKLYGKEYMGVDRSTFLIDANGVLRQEWRGVKVPGHVDAVLAAAQALNKG, from the coding sequence GTGGCAGTAGAACTGAACAAAGCCGTCGCCGACTTCCAGGCACAAGCCACCAGCGGCGTCGAAGTCCGCCTGTCGGAACTGAAGGGCAAGCAGGTCGTGCTGTACTTCTACCCCAAGGACAGTACGCCTGGTTGCACCACCGAAGGCCAGGGCTTTCGCGACCAGTATCCGGCGTTCCAGGCCGCCAACACTGTGGTGTTCGGGGTTTCCCGAGACGGCCTGAAATCCCACGAGAACTTCAAGTGCAAGCAGGAGTTCCCTTTCGAGCTGATCAGCGACAAGGACGAAACCGTCTGCCAGCTGTTCGACGTGATCAAGCTGAAGAAACTCTACGGCAAGGAATACATGGGTGTGGACCGCAGCACTTTCCTGATCGACGCCAACGGTGTGCTGCGCCAGGAATGGCGCGGCGTGAAAGTACCCGGCCATGTCGATGCAGTGCTGGCCGCGGCACAGGCCTTGAACAAGGGCTGA
- a CDS encoding AI-2E family transporter, with amino-acid sequence MLKVLQDWMQRYFSDEEAIVLAVILVLGFSVILAFGGMLAPVLAAMVIAFLIQGMVGMLERLRVPHLFAVWLVYSLFLGLLAVFLLVLVPLVWKQLFTLLNELPRMLGEWQVVLLMLPERYPDMVTEEQVLRIIEAARSELGQLGQWALTFSLSGLPVLVNIMIYLVLVPILVFFFLKDRRRFYHWFRRYLPRERGLMKQVWVEMNQQIANYIRGKVVEIFITGVVTYIAFVVLGLNYAALLALLVGLSVVVPYIGAVVVTVPVALIALFQWGWSDQFIYLMVAHAIIQALDGNVLVPLLFSEAVNLHPVAIICAVLLFGGLWGFWGVFFAIPLATLVKAVLDAWPRQPEPEPQVSPLM; translated from the coding sequence ATGCTTAAGGTTTTGCAGGACTGGATGCAGCGCTATTTCTCCGACGAGGAGGCGATAGTGCTGGCGGTCATTCTGGTGCTCGGCTTCAGCGTCATCCTGGCATTCGGCGGCATGCTCGCGCCAGTGCTGGCTGCGATGGTGATCGCCTTCCTGATCCAGGGTATGGTCGGCATGCTTGAGCGCCTGCGCGTGCCGCACCTGTTCGCCGTCTGGCTAGTGTATTCACTGTTCCTTGGGCTGCTGGCGGTGTTTCTGCTGGTGCTGGTCCCGCTGGTATGGAAGCAACTGTTCACGCTGCTCAACGAGCTTCCGCGGATGCTGGGCGAGTGGCAGGTGGTGCTGTTGATGCTGCCGGAACGATATCCGGACATGGTCACCGAGGAGCAGGTGCTGCGTATCATCGAGGCGGCGCGCAGCGAGCTTGGGCAGCTTGGCCAGTGGGCGCTGACGTTCTCGCTCTCGGGCCTGCCGGTGCTGGTCAACATCATGATCTATCTGGTGCTGGTGCCGATCCTGGTGTTCTTCTTCCTCAAGGATCGTCGGCGCTTCTACCACTGGTTCCGTCGCTACCTGCCGCGTGAGCGCGGGCTGATGAAGCAGGTCTGGGTGGAGATGAATCAGCAGATCGCCAATTACATCCGCGGCAAGGTCGTCGAGATTTTCATCACGGGCGTCGTGACCTATATCGCGTTCGTGGTGCTGGGCCTGAACTATGCGGCGCTGCTCGCACTATTGGTCGGGCTGTCGGTGGTGGTGCCCTACATCGGCGCAGTGGTGGTGACCGTGCCGGTGGCGCTGATTGCACTATTCCAGTGGGGCTGGAGCGACCAGTTCATCTACCTGATGGTCGCTCACGCGATCATCCAGGCGCTGGATGGCAACGTACTGGTTCCGTTGCTGTTCTCCGAGGCGGTGAACCTGCATCCGGTGGCGATCATTTGCGCCGTACTGTTGTTTGGCGGGCTTTGGGGCTTCTGGGGCGTATTCTTCGCCATTCCTCTGGCAACCCTGGTCAAGGCGGTGCTGGATGCCTGGCCGAGACAGCCGGAGCCGGAACCACAGGTCAGCCCGTTGATGTGA